A region of Candidatus Aegiribacteria sp. DNA encodes the following proteins:
- a CDS encoding Cof-type HAD-IIB family hydrolase: MNKESMATGLFAADMDGTLILPDRGFHQRDIAALEALGEMGILRVVATGRSPFSFYRMMGKRVLPIDYLALSSGAAIQDYRSGKYLRSLSMTCEDTAFAVEILTELGYDFCLQRAIPENHVFTYKYTSESNPDMERRIAYYPGHCRPIRSGDENVVSTQIVVIVPPDRTESVLEAVTERLGDSYNVLRTTSPLDGESLWVEVFPRGISKSEGVAWIAGENGLTGKDCAAVGNDYNDHDLLEWVGSAFVVENSPVHLRTRFCEVPSGADGGVAEAARLWLVDRGDLSDEQEWP, from the coding sequence ATGAATAAGGAATCAATGGCAACGGGGCTTTTTGCGGCCGATATGGATGGTACACTTATTCTCCCCGACAGGGGTTTTCATCAGAGGGATATCGCCGCTCTGGAAGCGCTTGGAGAGATGGGAATACTTCGCGTAGTAGCCACCGGAAGATCCCCATTCTCTTTTTACAGAATGATGGGAAAACGAGTTTTGCCAATAGACTATCTTGCTCTGTCGAGTGGAGCCGCGATACAGGATTATCGCAGCGGGAAATACCTCCGTTCTCTATCTATGACCTGCGAAGATACAGCGTTTGCTGTAGAAATCCTGACTGAACTCGGATATGATTTCTGTCTTCAGAGAGCGATTCCTGAAAATCATGTATTTACATATAAGTATACGTCGGAGTCTAACCCGGATATGGAAAGGCGTATTGCCTATTATCCCGGTCACTGCCGTCCGATAAGATCCGGGGATGAGAATGTTGTTTCAACACAGATTGTTGTAATTGTACCCCCTGACAGAACAGAGAGTGTTCTGGAAGCGGTAACTGAACGTCTTGGAGATTCTTACAACGTTCTCAGAACCACTTCTCCGCTCGACGGGGAATCACTGTGGGTTGAAGTATTTCCCAGGGGCATCTCTAAAAGTGAAGGTGTCGCGTGGATTGCCGGAGAAAACGGATTGACCGGAAAAGATTGCGCTGCCGTGGGAAACGACTATAATGATCACGATCTTCTTGAATGGGTCGGATCGGCTTTTGTGGTTGAGAATTCTCCGGTGCATCTGCGGACCCGTTTTTGCGAAGTTCCCTCCGGCGCGGATGGTGGCGTTGCCGAGGCTGCGAGACTCTGGCTCGTTGACAGGGGCGATCTTTCTGATGAGCAGGAGTGGCCGTGA